The region TAATCGGGGCCTCTGAGAGAATTCATGATAGAGATATGTTGATTAAGAGAATCGAGGAATACGGTCTGGATGTTTCATCCTATGACTGGTATCTTGAACTACGCGATTACGGTTCCGTTCCCCACAGCGGTTTTGGAATGGGAATTGAAAGAATCGTAGCCTGGATTGCCGGTCTCGAGCACATTAGAGAGGCTATTCCCTTCGCAAGAACGCTGTATAGGATTCATCCGTAGGAGGTCTTATGGAAGAGGAACGTTTTCTTACGCCGGGCGAGGTGCGGGAAGATAACTCGATTAAGAGCCTGAGACCCAAGAATCTTAAGGAGTATATCGGCCAGTCCCAGATAAGGCGGAGATTGCGAATAGCCATCGAAGCGGCCAGGGTGCGGCATGAGGCACTTGATCATGTTCTGCTTGCCGGGCCTCCAGGTCTGGGAAAGACGACACTGGCCCACATCATTGCCAATGAACTGGGGAGCGAGATCTATGTAACCTCGGGGCCGGTAATTGAGAAGCAGGGTGATCTGGCGGCCATCTTAACAGGATTAGAGCGAGACGATGTGCTTTTCATAGATGAGATTCACAGGTTGAACAGAAATGTTGAAGAGATTCTCTACTCGGCTATGGAGGACTTTCAACTGGACATAATGATCGGAAAGGGTCCGAGTGCGAGATCGATCCGGCTCGATTTGAATCCCTTTACACTCGTCGGAGCCACTACGCGAAGCGGCTTCATCGGTGCTCCATTGAGAAATCGTTTCGGAATGATACTCGAGATGGAGTTCTACCCCGACAAAGACTTAAAACAGATAATCATCAGATCTGCCACTCTTCTAGGAACTTCAATAAGAGATGATGCAGCCCTTCTGCTTGCGAGAAGGTCGCGCGGTACTCCCAGAATAGCCAATAGATTGCTTAGAAGGGTACGTGATATAGTCACCGTTGAAGGTGAGAATGAAATTACTGTAAACACCGTCGAGTCGGCGATGACCTTGCTCTCCATAGACGAGGAGGGGCTCGATTCAATGGATAAGCGGTTGCTCGGGGTCCTTATTGAGAGCTATAACGGCGGGCCGGCAGGTGTTAAGGCTATTGCAGCCTCGATAGGAATCGAACCTGAAACAATCAGTGAAGTATATGAGCCTTTCTTGCTACAGAGCGGCTTTCTGGTCCGGACAAATCGGGGCAGGATGGTCACCGAAAAGGCATATCGCCATTTGGGGCTTCCTCTGGAAGGGAAGATCTCCACATTGTGGAACTACGTTGACCAGAGAGACGAGGCAGAGGAGTAGAATGAAAGTCTCATCTTGCGGGAATCGAAAGAGTGATAGTTCCGATTGGTCTATTCATGAGTTCCCTGGTCTTTGCAGTTCGGAAAGTTATTTATTATCTGAGTATCCTTACAGTCGTCTCTCTGTAATTACGGGGTGAGAGTTATGAAGGCAGCAGTTTTCTACAACAAGGCAAGAATTTCTTCCGAGACATTGGATTGGCTTTCAAAGGAAATCGAATCTCACGGCATAGAAACTTCGCTGTGTGAGGATGGAATCTCATGTTTGCCTCTGGAAGCAGAGGTTGTTCTCACCTTCGGAGGAGACGGGACCGTACTGAAGGCAATACCGATGGCAATCATGAATGATCTTCCGGTTATGAGCTTCAGGGTGGGTAGTGTGGGCTTTCTGGCCGCCTTTGAGCTTGGTATGCTTCACACGGCGCTTGATCTCTTACTCGAAGACAGACTCCAGAGTATTAGTAGAAAAGTAATGGAGGTCAAGATCGGAGATTCTACTAGATACGCGCTAAACGACTGCGTCGTTGAACGTTCTTCACCGAGCAGAACTGTCTCTTTCAACATCAACATTTGTGGACAGAGCAGTTATTCAGTTGTCGGTGACGGAATTATCTTCGCGACAAGCACCGGTTCAACTGCCTATGCAATGGCTGCAGGTGGAGCCCTTGTCGATCCCGAGGCGAGCTGCTTTCAAGTTACACCTATCTGCCCTCACAACCCTTTCGTAGGATCGGTTGTTCTGGCGGCGACAAGACAAGTCAGATTGGAAGTGAGACAAGACAAAGGCTTCCCTCTAGAAGCCTACATTGATGGTAGTCTCATATCTAAGATCAGGACAGGCGATAAGATAGAAGTAGGCCTCTCGGAGAAAAGCGTTTCTCTTCTGCGTGAAGGAAGCTTCGACTTCGTCGCTCTGCTGAAGAAAAAGCTCGCATTCGGGGGGCGTCTAAGAGATGATATCTAGAGTCGGCCTTGAAAGAATCGACAATTTGAGGATCGAGATCCTCAGAATGGCCAGATATGTGCAAAGTATTTTTAATAAGACGGCCGTAGCAGTTCTCGAGAGAAATGAACACCAGGCACGAGACGTGATCTATTCCGACTCCGTAATAGATTATCATCAGGTGGAACTGCAGGCGATGATTATTGGACTGACGGGCATACTGACTCCGACTGGCAAAGAGTTGAGGCTTCTTACACTCTCGATGAACATTGTGAGCACGCTTGAGCGGATTGGTGACAAGTGCGTCTTCATATGCGAGAGAAGTCTCTCACTAACGAAGAGGCCACCTATCGGTTATCACGAGAAGCTAAAGACTATGTTTGAACTGGTATCGATAATGACCAAGGGCGCGATCGACAATCTTGTCGATCCTTCGCTGTCTGAAGCTGTCAGACTATGCAAGAACGATGACTTTGTGGACAGAATCAAGGAAGAAGTGAAGGTGGATCTCGTAAAATACTGCGAAGAGTCTCCTTCGATAATTAGCAGAGCGCTTGACCTCATGATGATTTTCAGTGCTCTCGAAGAAATCGCGGATCTATCTACAGAACTCATGGAAGCTGCTGTATATATTGATGCTGGGCGATATTATAGATGTGTAAATGATAGCTTTCAGCCTGTTGATTTCGAGACCCAGAATAACGAGGGGTGATTCTTCTTGAAGACTCTTTTGAAGTACATAGGAGCTCAAGCTTTAGGTGCGATTTTCGTGGGTCTCGCGGGGTTTATAATATTCGTTAGTCTTGAGTTGCTTTACTATCTGTCAGATATGATTATCAGGTATAAGGTCGGAATGGACAAGCTTTTCCTCTTAATCTACTACAACCTTCCTGAATTCATCGTACTTGGAATACCCGTTGGAATTCTACTCGCAATTTTCTGGGTGCTCTCAAGAATGCGGTCCGATAACGAACTGATTGCTCTTCAGACGCATGGGATCTCCCTTAAGCGGCTGGTGATACCCTTCTTGCTCCTGGGAGTGGTCTTCAGCGGTTTCGCTTACCTGTTGAACGACTATCTTGTTCCAGCGGCTTCCACCAAGGCCAGCGAGGCGATGGCGAGGTTTGTTTATAAGCAGCCCGAAATCACTCTCAAAGAAAATGTCTTCATGCAGGATAGCCAGGGAAGAATGATCTATGTCAGAAGAATCGATCAGAAGACAAAGGAACTTAAGACTGTCTCGATCTATGAAGTGTCGAGAGGCCAGGTGACTCTGACAACGGCAGAAAGCGCTGTTATTTCGTCAAACAAGTGGATACTCAGCGACGCGAAGATCTACCAGACGGATGCTTCTGGATTTCTCGGTGTGGAGATGCAGTTCGGTACGGCAGAGTTTGAGATTGACGACGATATCGAGCGCTATCTTGCAAGTTTCAAATCACCTAAGGAGAAGACTAGCGCCGAGCTGAGAGAAGACATAGAGGCCTTCAAGAAGACAGGAATAAACACATCATCTCTCGAAGTGGCTCTCCAAGAGAAGTATTCGATGTCGATAGCTCCACTTGTCATAGTTCTTCTTGGGGTGCCTGTTTCGCTGATGTTCAATCTTCAGTCGAAATCCTGGTCCGTGATACTGACTTTCCTTCTTGTAGTTATCTATCAGGGTTCTGGGGCCTGGCTCAGCGGCATGGGCAAGGAGAATTTGATCAACCCTTCTCTGGCACCCTGGATACCGAACATCGTCTTTTCCATTCTCGGCATAGTGATCTACACGCTTATAGATACCAAGGCCAGCTACAGACTGTCGGAGTTTTTCACCAGAATACTCAAAGTATCGGCAATTCTATTGTTACTGCTGGTTCCCGGCCTTCTTCAGGGATCGGATATAAAGATCGTCGGGGGTACAATCGCGGGGACGAAGAACGGAAGAGAGATACTTCTTGGAGACGGTGTTACCGTCGAATATTTCAGCGACACGATGACCGCTACAATTGAGGCTTCCAATGCCTCAATACTTAACGTAGATTCAACTCCCGAATCGATTTCCTTCTGGGGAAACGTCAAGATGCTGAGCGATGAGACCACTATTCTTTCGGATAGACTGATTCTAGATCTTACCAACGAACGAGTCGAAAGTCTCCAGGTTTTCTCGCGAACGGAAATTGAAGTACCTGCGGCAAGAGGCGACACGACCAAGACTGGCTCCAAGGTTCCGTTCTATGTTTACGGCGACTATGTACAATCGACTATGGAAGCATCCCCAACACTTAACATAGACGACGGGTATATAACGACTTGCGACCAGGCACATCCCCATTACCGCTTCAGAGTCTCATCGGCAGTTGTTGTGCCTGGAAAGGGGATGTCTGTTCAGAACATGTTGATGTATATCGGCAACATCCCAGTCTTCTATCTGCCGGCTTATTACTTCCCACTGGATGATCCCGATAGAAGACCGTTCGACGTCGACCTGAGCGGAATAGCAGACGCCGAGACAAGGATCACGCTTAGGTATCTCGAACTCGACTGGCTGCTGCTTCAGGGGACTTGGTATAGAAACTGGATGTCAACCGAAGATGCCTTTACAGCAAAGTCTGTTCTCTACACCCCTCTGGGAG is a window of Mesotoga infera DNA encoding:
- a CDS encoding phosphate uptake regulator PhoU — protein: MISRVGLERIDNLRIEILRMARYVQSIFNKTAVAVLERNEHQARDVIYSDSVIDYHQVELQAMIIGLTGILTPTGKELRLLTLSMNIVSTLERIGDKCVFICERSLSLTKRPPIGYHEKLKTMFELVSIMTKGAIDNLVDPSLSEAVRLCKNDDFVDRIKEEVKVDLVKYCEESPSIISRALDLMMIFSALEEIADLSTELMEAAVYIDAGRYYRCVNDSFQPVDFETQNNEG
- the ruvB gene encoding Holliday junction branch migration DNA helicase RuvB — encoded protein: MEEERFLTPGEVREDNSIKSLRPKNLKEYIGQSQIRRRLRIAIEAARVRHEALDHVLLAGPPGLGKTTLAHIIANELGSEIYVTSGPVIEKQGDLAAILTGLERDDVLFIDEIHRLNRNVEEILYSAMEDFQLDIMIGKGPSARSIRLDLNPFTLVGATTRSGFIGAPLRNRFGMILEMEFYPDKDLKQIIIRSATLLGTSIRDDAALLLARRSRGTPRIANRLLRRVRDIVTVEGENEITVNTVESAMTLLSIDEEGLDSMDKRLLGVLIESYNGGPAGVKAIAASIGIEPETISEVYEPFLLQSGFLVRTNRGRMVTEKAYRHLGLPLEGKISTLWNYVDQRDEAEE
- a CDS encoding NAD(+)/NADH kinase; this encodes MRVMKAAVFYNKARISSETLDWLSKEIESHGIETSLCEDGISCLPLEAEVVLTFGGDGTVLKAIPMAIMNDLPVMSFRVGSVGFLAAFELGMLHTALDLLLEDRLQSISRKVMEVKIGDSTRYALNDCVVERSSPSRTVSFNINICGQSSYSVVGDGIIFATSTGSTAYAMAAGGALVDPEASCFQVTPICPHNPFVGSVVLAATRQVRLEVRQDKGFPLEAYIDGSLISKIRTGDKIEVGLSEKSVSLLREGSFDFVALLKKKLAFGGRLRDDI